Proteins from a genomic interval of Providencia stuartii:
- the rsuA gene encoding 16S rRNA pseudouridine(516) synthase RsuA encodes MRLDKFLSQQLGISRSLVTRELRAGKVTVDDEIVKSGALQISPEQSVAYEGSVLVHVTGPRYFMLHKPEGYVCSTDDPTHPTILYFIDEPLADKLHSAGRLDIDTTGLVLLTDDGQWSHRITSPKHHCEKTYRVELEHDIADDVAQRFAEGVMLNGEKYPTKPAQLEIITPKEVLLTISEGRYHQVKRMFAAVGNHVCGLHRERIGDIWLDAELAPGEYRVLTEDEINSVTVPR; translated from the coding sequence ATGCGACTGGATAAGTTTTTGTCCCAGCAATTAGGGATTAGTCGGAGTCTGGTAACTCGCGAGCTACGTGCAGGAAAAGTCACTGTCGACGATGAAATTGTTAAATCAGGTGCGCTACAGATTAGCCCTGAACAATCGGTTGCTTATGAAGGCAGTGTTTTAGTCCATGTTACAGGTCCTCGTTATTTTATGCTGCATAAGCCTGAAGGCTACGTCTGTTCAACTGACGACCCGACACACCCGACTATTCTCTATTTTATTGATGAACCGTTAGCCGATAAGCTGCATTCGGCAGGACGCCTTGATATCGATACAACAGGGCTTGTGCTATTAACGGATGATGGTCAATGGTCGCATCGTATAACGTCACCTAAACATCATTGTGAAAAGACCTATCGGGTCGAATTAGAACACGATATTGCCGATGATGTCGCACAGCGCTTTGCTGAAGGCGTCATGCTTAATGGTGAAAAATATCCAACTAAACCTGCACAATTAGAAATAATCACGCCCAAAGAAGTCTTATTGACGATCAGTGAAGGTCGCTATCATCAAGTCAAAAGGATGTTTGCGGCTGTTGGAAATCATGTTTGTGGCCTACATCGCGAACGTATTGGTGATATATGGCTAGATGCTGAGTTGGCACCGGGTGAATATCGAGTGCTGACAGAAGATGAAATTAATAGCGTGACAGTTCCGCGCTAA